From a single Bacteroidia bacterium genomic region:
- a CDS encoding TonB-dependent receptor plug domain-containing protein, whose amino-acid sequence MQQTQHLFCLGMAMILMAFSQHLMAQTQQKVTISGYVTDAESGEKIISANVYDNLTKQGAVTNDYGFFSLTLKAGQINLISAFPGYKSFQSTFTLTRDTSITISLEIFALETVEIVAEEEERIEQKTEMSTIDVPIQQIRKLPALLGEVDVIKAIQLLPGVQSGSEGTTGLYVRGGGPDQNLILLDGVPLYYVSHLGGFFSVFNADALSSVKLVKGGFPARYGGRLSSVLDIRMKEGNLNKFEGEGNIGLISSKLSFQGPIIKGKTSFIVSGRRTYFDLFSRPISKLATKGNSSFGYAFYDLNAKVNHIISDKDRLYLSFYFGDDNLDIKEKYTNGQPGTNNYSNSFFKSGIGWGNDLAALRWNHIWSPRLFSNLTATYSKYKLGIRYDEENEFFQNDTLRSYSSFFEYVSGIRDWGLKLDFDYYPAPSHDIKFGINSTLHKFTPGSLGYRENSGNNRIDTTLKTKIHNTIETSVYVEDNFQIGRRFSANIGVHAVNYLVNEESMFSIQPRASARLQLTDRVSLKGSYVQMTQFIHLLTNSTIGLPIDLWVPATDKVPSQHSWQAAGGIATSLWDDQLELSVEGYYKKMDGLIAFKEGTNFFLGGINEGTWENIVETGGEGEAYGAEFLVQKKKGKTTGWVGYTLSWNYRKFDALNGGVKFPDRYDRRHDLSVVVSHAFNERISVSGTWVYGTGNAITLPSGSFATIEHWDFFGNNTTGSFVPMSISQSLWGDFSGRLYENGRNGFRMEAYHRLDLGVNLTKKTRWGERTWNFGVYNAYNRLNPFAYYIRNDYDSNNQTSTPKLKKLSLFPIIPSVSYSFKF is encoded by the coding sequence ATGCAACAAACACAACATTTATTTTGCCTGGGAATGGCCATGATACTTATGGCATTTTCCCAGCACCTGATGGCGCAAACCCAACAAAAAGTTACCATCAGCGGCTACGTTACCGATGCCGAAAGCGGCGAGAAAATTATCTCCGCCAATGTCTATGACAACCTTACCAAACAGGGTGCAGTAACCAATGACTATGGATTCTTTAGCCTTACCTTAAAAGCCGGCCAGATAAATCTTATCTCTGCTTTCCCCGGTTACAAGTCCTTTCAATCCACTTTTACCCTTACCCGTGATACTTCGATCACCATTTCCCTCGAAATTTTTGCCCTCGAAACGGTCGAAATTGTCGCCGAAGAGGAAGAGCGGATCGAGCAGAAAACAGAAATGAGCACGATTGATGTGCCTATCCAACAAATTAGAAAACTACCCGCTCTGCTAGGAGAAGTAGATGTAATCAAAGCTATTCAGCTTCTGCCGGGCGTACAATCGGGCAGTGAAGGCACCACCGGTCTTTATGTCAGAGGTGGCGGACCTGATCAGAACCTGATTTTGCTCGATGGCGTTCCCCTGTATTATGTCAGCCACCTGGGCGGATTTTTCTCCGTATTTAATGCGGATGCCCTGAGCAGTGTAAAACTCGTAAAAGGTGGCTTCCCCGCCCGTTATGGAGGAAGGCTTTCTTCTGTGCTGGATATCCGAATGAAAGAAGGTAACCTCAACAAATTTGAAGGAGAAGGAAATATCGGCCTCATTTCTTCCAAACTTTCATTTCAGGGCCCGATTATTAAAGGGAAAACCTCCTTTATTGTTTCCGGAAGACGAACTTATTTTGATCTTTTTTCCAGACCGATATCAAAACTGGCTACAAAAGGCAATTCCTCTTTTGGTTATGCTTTTTACGATTTGAATGCCAAGGTGAACCATATTATTTCGGACAAAGACCGGCTGTATCTCAGCTTCTATTTCGGCGATGACAATCTGGACATAAAAGAAAAATACACCAACGGCCAGCCTGGAACCAATAATTACAGCAACAGTTTTTTTAAAAGTGGAATTGGCTGGGGAAATGACCTGGCAGCACTTCGCTGGAATCATATCTGGAGCCCGCGACTTTTCAGTAATCTTACGGCCACTTACTCCAAATACAAATTGGGAATACGGTATGATGAGGAGAATGAGTTTTTCCAAAATGATACCCTTCGCAGCTATTCCAGTTTCTTCGAATATGTCTCTGGCATCCGCGACTGGGGGTTAAAACTGGATTTTGATTACTACCCGGCACCTTCTCATGATATTAAATTTGGGATAAATTCTACCCTGCACAAATTTACCCCCGGTTCACTCGGTTACCGTGAAAACTCCGGGAATAACCGAATCGACACAACCCTGAAAACCAAAATTCACAATACGATTGAAACCTCTGTTTACGTCGAAGACAATTTTCAGATCGGACGCAGATTTAGTGCAAATATCGGCGTGCACGCGGTCAACTATCTGGTCAATGAGGAATCTATGTTTTCCATTCAACCCCGGGCTTCTGCTCGGCTTCAACTGACAGATAGAGTTTCTTTGAAAGGTTCTTATGTGCAAATGACCCAATTTATTCACCTCCTGACCAACTCTACCATTGGCCTTCCTATTGACCTTTGGGTACCGGCAACAGATAAAGTGCCTTCACAACATTCGTGGCAGGCAGCAGGTGGAATTGCCACTTCGTTGTGGGATGACCAGCTGGAACTGAGCGTGGAAGGGTACTATAAGAAAATGGATGGTCTTATCGCTTTTAAAGAAGGAACAAACTTTTTCCTGGGTGGCATAAATGAAGGAACATGGGAGAATATTGTAGAAACCGGCGGAGAGGGAGAAGCCTATGGGGCGGAGTTTCTTGTTCAAAAGAAAAAAGGAAAAACGACGGGCTGGGTAGGTTATACGCTTTCATGGAATTACCGCAAGTTTGATGCATTAAACGGCGGGGTGAAATTCCCTGACCGGTATGATCGACGCCATGATCTGAGCGTGGTTGTCAGTCATGCATTCAATGAAAGAATCAGCGTATCGGGAACATGGGTATATGGCACGGGCAATGCCATTACGCTTCCCAGTGGTAGTTTTGCGACCATCGAACACTGGGACTTCTTTGGCAATAATACTACCGGCAGCTTTGTGCCTATGAGTATTTCTCAATCGCTGTGGGGAGATTTTTCCGGCAGGCTTTATGAAAACGGGAGAAACGGCTTCCGTATGGAAGCTTACCACAGGCTCGACCTTGGGGTAAATCTTACCAAAAAAACCCGCTGGGGAGAACGAACCTGGAACTTTGGGGTGTATAATGCATACAATCGTCTGAATCCGTTTGCTTATTATATCCGCAACGATTACGACTCCAATAATCAGACTTCTACCCCCAAACTGAAAAAACTTTCGCTGTTTCCTATCATCCCTTCTGTGAGCTATAGCTTTAAATTCTGA
- a CDS encoding DUF4249 domain-containing protein, producing the protein MKKLIYIFLILAVASAVVSCERDLEIPLPEHQSKLVINAYLYAGMPVDIYVTRSYGIIENVEIKDILVENARVEILEGDKVLDTLAYRDTTIQDPFGVAKTIKLGKYYSETVKPEAGKSYTVRVSHPTYGTATATTVIPRQISVLDTKIEQDVYVSQNTDFDGQVYVYSQSLIKVKVEDPAGEKNFYNFEVGIDFELPSYPGVPFYGDLYTTNNVYRNPGEGYTGDKKPFVDDSFDGTIKTLEMATDLPNNYQLLSERQPLEIKKIYVKAIAVNEDYYRFKSKFDLQQLNRDTDDFGIVPVEAIIIYSNVEGGFGIVAGFNESTFEF; encoded by the coding sequence ATGAAAAAATTAATATATATATTTCTGATACTGGCAGTTGCATCTGCCGTTGTTTCCTGCGAGCGCGATCTCGAAATTCCGCTGCCGGAGCATCAGTCCAAACTTGTGATCAACGCATACCTGTATGCCGGGATGCCTGTGGACATTTATGTGACCCGCAGTTATGGCATCATTGAAAACGTGGAGATAAAGGACATCCTTGTCGAAAACGCCCGTGTGGAAATACTGGAGGGTGACAAAGTGCTGGATACACTGGCCTATCGGGATACAACTATTCAGGACCCGTTTGGAGTTGCGAAAACAATAAAGCTGGGGAAATATTATTCCGAAACCGTAAAACCTGAGGCCGGAAAATCCTACACAGTACGAGTTTCTCATCCTACATATGGCACTGCAACAGCTACAACGGTAATTCCCCGACAGATCAGCGTATTGGATACAAAAATCGAGCAGGATGTATATGTGTCTCAAAATACCGACTTTGATGGGCAGGTGTATGTTTATAGTCAGTCACTGATAAAGGTAAAAGTGGAAGATCCCGCCGGGGAAAAAAACTTTTACAATTTTGAGGTGGGAATAGATTTTGAATTACCCAGCTATCCGGGCGTTCCTTTTTATGGAGATCTTTATACTACCAATAACGTGTACAGAAATCCGGGTGAAGGCTATACCGGAGATAAAAAGCCGTTTGTCGATGACTCATTTGACGGTACGATCAAAACCCTTGAAATGGCGACCGACCTTCCCAATAATTATCAGTTGCTTTCAGAAAGGCAACCGCTGGAAATCAAAAAAATCTATGTGAAGGCTATCGCGGTAAACGAGGATTATTACCGTTTTAAAAGCAAATTTGACCTTCAGCAGCTAAATCGCGATACCGATGACTTTGGCATTGTTCCGGTGGAAGCCATTATTATTTACAGCAATGTCGAGGGCGGTTTTGGCATCGTCGCCGGGTTCAATGAATCGACGTTTGAATTTTAG
- a CDS encoding alpha/beta fold hydrolase, with amino-acid sequence MSTFMQTTTSMATIWYILGGIVLFYPVIMVIIYLIQELFLFHPEKLPLYFKFDYPYPFEELTFDTEPGAVISGLLFRVPNSRGVVYYFHGNTRSIKGWAKFSRDFTSKGYDVMMIDYRGFGKSRGKRTEAGLFHDALYGYDWLTERYGENNIIVYGRSMGSGFAAKVASENHPRMLILDAPYYSLLHLFQRYLPFVPVKRISRFKVRTDKFLENVSFPVYIYHGTRDLTIPYSMSRRLVRLLGERSTLITIKGGGHNNLRDYPQYHEYMYHILGAIPETELTPEQAYFPGTEETGSDLLGSWAGLHLDVFTRPEFR; translated from the coding sequence ATGAGTACCTTCATGCAGACTACTACTTCTATGGCTACTATCTGGTATATTCTTGGTGGAATTGTATTGTTTTATCCGGTTATCATGGTGATCATTTACCTGATACAGGAATTGTTTTTATTCCATCCCGAAAAACTGCCGCTCTACTTCAAATTTGATTATCCTTATCCTTTTGAGGAACTAACTTTCGACACAGAACCAGGAGCCGTGATCAGCGGACTGTTGTTTCGTGTGCCCAATTCGCGCGGGGTGGTGTACTATTTTCACGGAAATACCCGCAGCATCAAAGGCTGGGCAAAATTTTCGAGAGACTTCACCAGCAAAGGATATGATGTCATGATGATTGACTACAGAGGCTTTGGCAAAAGCCGGGGCAAAAGAACCGAAGCCGGGTTGTTTCACGACGCATTGTATGGATACGACTGGCTGACTGAGCGTTATGGCGAAAATAATATCATCGTATATGGCCGCTCTATGGGCTCAGGTTTCGCTGCAAAAGTTGCCTCCGAAAATCACCCCCGTATGCTGATCCTGGATGCGCCCTATTACAGCCTTTTGCATTTATTCCAGCGATATCTGCCTTTTGTACCGGTCAAACGTATATCGAGGTTTAAGGTGAGAACCGACAAATTTCTGGAAAACGTCTCGTTCCCGGTTTATATCTACCACGGAACCAGAGATCTGACGATTCCCTACTCGATGAGCCGCCGGCTTGTGCGTCTGCTGGGCGAAAGAAGTACCCTGATTACCATCAAAGGCGGCGGGCACAACAACCTCCGCGACTATCCACAATATCACGAGTACATGTACCATATTCTCGGCGCCATTCCTGAAACAGAACTAACGCCCGAGCAGGCATATTTTCCCGGCACAGAAGAAACCGGAAGCGACTTGCTGGGATCATGGGCGGGACTACACCTCGATGTGTTTACCCGCCCTGAATTTCGGTAA
- a CDS encoding RNA polymerase sigma factor: MNSEGYRISEKEQNLVEGCLAGDRLAQKALYDKYKDAMYTLSYRITNDFDLAQDVLQEAFIGVFKGIGGFRQASSLGAWIKTIVVRTAYRRIKREVVHLPLEDEKHQEVVDWNTPIDIGYLEQAIQSLPNGYRSVFVLIEVEGYSHKEVAETMGISVGTSKSQLYYAKKQLQQKLKGLGVR; this comes from the coding sequence ATGAACAGCGAAGGCTACAGGATCAGCGAAAAAGAGCAAAACCTGGTCGAAGGTTGCCTTGCGGGAGACAGACTGGCGCAAAAGGCCTTGTATGACAAATACAAGGATGCTATGTACACCCTGTCTTACCGGATCACCAATGACTTTGACCTTGCACAAGACGTGTTACAGGAGGCTTTTATCGGTGTTTTTAAGGGAATCGGAGGATTTCGGCAGGCGTCCAGTCTCGGTGCATGGATCAAAACCATCGTGGTGAGGACCGCCTACCGCCGCATTAAACGCGAGGTCGTACATCTTCCCCTGGAAGATGAAAAACACCAGGAAGTCGTGGACTGGAATACGCCTATTGATATTGGATATCTGGAGCAGGCGATTCAGTCTCTGCCCAATGGTTACCGGTCTGTATTTGTACTCATAGAAGTAGAAGGCTATTCTCATAAAGAAGTGGCAGAAACAATGGGCATTTCCGTTGGCACTTCCAAATCGCAGCTTTACTACGCAAAAAAACAACTTCAACAAAAACTTAAAGGGTTGGGTGTAAGATGA